A genomic window from Pseudocitrobacter corydidari includes:
- the rplE gene encoding 50S ribosomal protein L5 gives MAKLHDYYKDEVVNKLMTEFNYNSVMQVPRVEKITLNMGVGEAIADKKLLDNAAADLAAISGQKPLITKARKSVAGFKIRQGYPIGCKVTLRGERMWEFFERLITIAVPRIRDFRGLSAKSFDGRGNYSMGVREQIIFPEIDYDKVDRVRGLDITITTTAKSDEEGRALLAAFDFPFRK, from the coding sequence ATGGCGAAACTGCATGATTACTACAAAGACGAAGTAGTTAACAAGCTCATGACTGAGTTTAACTACAATTCTGTCATGCAAGTCCCTCGGGTCGAGAAGATCACCCTGAACATGGGTGTTGGTGAAGCGATCGCTGACAAGAAACTGCTGGATAACGCAGCAGCTGACCTGGCAGCAATCTCCGGTCAAAAACCGCTGATCACCAAAGCACGCAAATCAGTTGCAGGCTTCAAAATCCGTCAGGGCTATCCGATCGGCTGTAAAGTAACTCTGCGTGGCGAACGCATGTGGGAGTTCTTTGAGCGCCTGATCACTATTGCTGTACCACGTATCCGTGACTTCCGTGGCCTGTCCGCTAAGTCATTCGATGGCCGTGGTAACTACAGCATGGGTGTCCGTGAGCAGATCATCTTCCCAGAAATCGACTACGATAAAGTCGACCGCGTGCGTGGTTTGGATATTACCATTACCACTACTGCGAAATCTGACGAAGAAGGCCGTGCTCTGCTGGCTGCCTTTGACTTCCCGTTCCGCAAGTAA
- the rpsN gene encoding 30S ribosomal protein S14, which translates to MAKQSMKAREVKRVALADKFFAKRAELKAIISDVNASDEDRWNAVLKLQSLPRDSSPSRQRNRCRQTGRPHGYVGKFGLSRIKLREAAMRGEVPGLKKASW; encoded by the coding sequence ATGGCTAAGCAATCAATGAAAGCACGCGAAGTAAAACGCGTAGCTTTAGCTGATAAATTCTTCGCTAAACGCGCTGAACTGAAAGCTATCATCTCTGATGTGAACGCTTCCGATGAAGATCGTTGGAACGCTGTTCTGAAGCTGCAGAGTCTGCCGCGTGATTCCAGCCCGTCTCGTCAGCGTAACCGCTGCCGTCAAACAGGTCGTCCGCATGGTTATGTGGGCAAGTTCGGGTTGAGCCGTATTAAGCTTCGTGAAGCCGCTATGCGCGGTGAAGTACCAGGCTTGAAAAAGGCTAGCTGGTAA
- the rpsH gene encoding 30S ribosomal protein S8 translates to MSMQDPIADMLTRIRNGQAANKAAVTMPSSKLKVAIANVLKEEGFIEDFKVEGDTKPELELTLKYFQGKAVVESIQRVSRPGLRIYKRKDELPKVMAGMGIAVVSTSKGVMTDRAARQAGLGGEIICYVA, encoded by the coding sequence ATGAGCATGCAAGATCCGATCGCGGATATGCTGACCCGTATCCGTAACGGTCAGGCCGCGAACAAAGCTGCGGTCACCATGCCTTCCTCCAAGCTGAAAGTGGCAATTGCCAACGTGCTGAAGGAAGAAGGTTTTATTGAAGATTTTAAAGTTGAAGGCGACACCAAGCCGGAACTGGAACTTACTCTCAAGTATTTCCAGGGTAAAGCTGTTGTAGAAAGCATTCAGCGTGTCAGCCGCCCAGGTCTGCGCATCTACAAACGTAAAGATGAGCTGCCGAAAGTTATGGCCGGCATGGGTATCGCAGTTGTTTCTACCTCTAAAGGTGTTATGACTGATCGTGCAGCGCGCCAAGCTGGTCTTGGTGGCGAAATTATCTGCTACGTAGCCTAA
- the rplF gene encoding 50S ribosomal protein L6, protein MSRVAKAPVVVPAGVDVKINGQVITIKGKNGELTRTLNDAVEVKHADNALTFGPRDGYVDGWAQAGTARALLNSMVVGVTEGFTKKLQLVGVGYRAAVKGNVVNLSLGFSHPVDHQLPAGITAECPTQTEIVLKGADKQVIGQVAADLRAYRRPEPYKGKGVRYADEVVRTKEAKKK, encoded by the coding sequence ATGTCTCGTGTTGCTAAAGCACCGGTCGTTGTTCCTGCCGGCGTTGATGTAAAAATCAACGGTCAGGTTATTACGATCAAAGGTAAAAACGGCGAGCTGACTCGTACTCTCAACGATGCTGTTGAAGTTAAACATGCAGATAATGCACTGACCTTCGGTCCGCGTGATGGTTACGTAGACGGATGGGCTCAGGCTGGTACCGCGCGTGCCCTGCTGAACTCAATGGTTGTCGGTGTTACCGAAGGCTTCACTAAGAAGCTACAGCTGGTTGGTGTAGGTTATCGTGCAGCGGTTAAAGGGAATGTAGTAAACCTGTCTTTAGGTTTCTCTCACCCGGTTGACCATCAGCTGCCTGCGGGTATCACTGCTGAATGTCCGACTCAAACTGAAATCGTGCTGAAAGGCGCTGATAAGCAGGTGATCGGCCAGGTTGCAGCGGATCTGCGCGCCTACCGTCGTCCTGAGCCTTATAAAGGCAAGGGTGTTCGTTACGCCGACGAAGTCGTGCGTACCAAAGAGGCTAAGAAGAAGTAA
- the rplR gene encoding 50S ribosomal protein L18, translating to MDKKSARIRRATRARRKLQELGATRLVVHRTPRHIYAQVIAPNGSEVLVAASTVEKAIAEQLKYTGNKDAAAAVGKAVAERALEKGIKDVSFDRSGFQYHGRVQALADAAREAGLQF from the coding sequence ATGGATAAGAAATCTGCTCGTATCCGTCGTGCGACCCGCGCACGCCGCAAGCTCCAGGAGCTGGGCGCAACTCGCCTGGTGGTACATCGTACCCCGCGTCATATTTACGCACAGGTAATTGCACCGAACGGTTCCGAAGTTCTGGTAGCTGCTTCTACTGTAGAAAAAGCTATCGCTGAACAACTGAAGTACACCGGTAACAAAGACGCGGCTGCAGCTGTGGGTAAAGCTGTTGCTGAACGCGCTCTGGAAAAAGGCATCAAAGATGTATCCTTTGACCGTTCCGGGTTCCAATATCATGGTCGTGTCCAGGCACTGGCAGATGCTGCCCGTGAAGCTGGCCTTCAGTTCTAA
- the rpsE gene encoding 30S ribosomal protein S5 has protein sequence MAHIEKQAGELQEKLIAVNRVSKTVKGGRIFSFTALTVVGDGNGRVGFGYGKAREVPAAIQKAMEKARRNMINVALNTGTLQHPVKGTHTGSRVFMQPASEGTGIIAGGAMRAVLEVAGVRNVLAKAYGSTNPINVVRATIDGLENMKSPEMVAAKRGKSVEEILGK, from the coding sequence ATGGCTCACATCGAAAAACAAGCTGGCGAACTGCAGGAAAAGCTGATCGCGGTAAACCGCGTATCTAAAACCGTTAAAGGTGGTCGTATTTTCTCCTTCACAGCTCTGACTGTAGTAGGCGATGGTAACGGTCGCGTAGGTTTTGGTTACGGTAAAGCGCGTGAAGTTCCAGCAGCGATCCAGAAAGCGATGGAAAAAGCCCGTCGCAATATGATTAACGTCGCGCTGAATACCGGCACCCTGCAGCACCCAGTTAAGGGTACTCACACGGGTTCTCGTGTATTCATGCAGCCGGCTTCCGAAGGTACCGGTATCATCGCCGGTGGTGCAATGCGCGCCGTTCTGGAAGTCGCTGGAGTTCGTAACGTTCTGGCTAAAGCGTATGGTTCCACCAACCCGATTAACGTGGTTCGTGCAACTATCGATGGTCTGGAAAATATGAAATCTCCGGAAATGGTCGCTGCCAAGCGTGGTAAATCCGTTGAAGAAATTCTGGGGAAATAA
- the rpmD gene encoding 50S ribosomal protein L30, whose product MAKTIKITQTRSAIGRLPKHKATLLGLGLRRIGHTVEREDTPAVRGMVNAVSFMVKVEE is encoded by the coding sequence ATGGCAAAGACTATTAAAATTACTCAAACCCGCAGTGCAATCGGTCGTCTGCCGAAACACAAGGCAACGCTGCTTGGCCTGGGTCTGCGTCGTATTGGTCACACCGTAGAACGCGAGGATACTCCTGCTGTTCGTGGTATGGTCAACGCGGTTTCCTTCATGGTTAAAGTTGAGGAGTAA
- the rplO gene encoding 50S ribosomal protein L15, whose protein sequence is MRLNTLSPAEGSKKAGRRLGRGIGSGLGKTGGRGHKGQKSRSGGGVRRGFEGGQMPLYRRLPKFGFTSRKAAITAEIRLSDLAKVEGGVVDLNTLKAANIIGIQIEFAKVILAGEVTTPVTVRGLRVTKGARAAIEAAGGKIEE, encoded by the coding sequence ATGCGTTTAAATACTCTGTCTCCGGCCGAAGGCTCTAAAAAGGCGGGTCGCCGTCTGGGTCGTGGTATCGGTTCTGGCCTCGGTAAAACCGGCGGTCGTGGTCACAAAGGTCAGAAGTCTCGTTCTGGCGGTGGCGTACGTCGTGGTTTCGAGGGTGGTCAGATGCCTCTGTACCGTCGTCTGCCGAAATTCGGCTTCACTTCTCGCAAAGCAGCGATTACAGCGGAAATCCGTCTGTCTGACCTGGCGAAAGTGGAAGGCGGTGTTGTAGACCTGAATACGCTGAAAGCGGCTAACATTATCGGTATCCAGATCGAGTTCGCGAAAGTGATCCTGGCTGGTGAAGTCACTACTCCGGTAACTGTTCGTGGCCTGCGTGTTACTAAAGGCGCTCGTGCTGCTATCGAAGCTGCTGGCGGTAAAATCGAGGAATAA
- the secY gene encoding preprotein translocase subunit SecY — protein sequence MAKQPGLDFQSAKGGLGELKRRLLFVIGALIVFRIGSFIPIPGIDAAVLAKLLEQQRGTIIEMFNMFSGGALSRASIFALGIMPYISASIIIQLLTVVHPTLAEIKKEGESGRRKISQYTRYGTLVLAIFQSIGIATGLPNMPGMQGLVINPGFAFYFTAVVSLVTGTMFLMWLGEQITERGIGNGISIIIFAGIVAGLPPAIAHTIEQARQGDLHFLLLLLVAVLVFAVTFFVVFVERGQRRIVVNYAKRQQGRRVYAAQSTHLPLKVNMAGVIPAIFASSIILFPATIASWFGGGTGWNWLTTISLYLQPGQPLYVLLYASAIIFFCFFYTALVFNPRETADNLKKSGAFVPGIRPGEQTAKYIDKVMTRLTLVGALYITFICLIPEFMRDAMKVPFYFGGTSLLIVVVVIMDFMAQVQTLMMSSQYESALKKANLKGYGR from the coding sequence ATGGCTAAACAACCGGGATTAGATTTTCAAAGTGCCAAAGGTGGCTTAGGCGAGCTGAAACGCAGACTGCTGTTTGTAATCGGTGCGCTTATTGTGTTCCGTATTGGCTCTTTCATTCCGATCCCTGGTATTGATGCCGCTGTACTTGCCAAACTGCTTGAGCAACAGCGAGGCACCATCATTGAGATGTTTAACATGTTCTCTGGTGGTGCTCTCAGCCGTGCTTCTATCTTTGCTCTGGGGATCATGCCGTATATTTCGGCGTCGATCATTATCCAGCTGCTGACGGTGGTTCACCCAACGCTGGCAGAAATTAAGAAAGAAGGGGAGTCTGGTCGTCGTAAGATCAGCCAGTACACCCGCTACGGTACTCTGGTGCTGGCAATATTCCAGTCGATCGGTATTGCTACCGGTCTGCCGAATATGCCTGGTATGCAGGGCCTGGTAATTAACCCAGGCTTTGCATTCTATTTCACCGCTGTTGTAAGTCTGGTTACAGGGACTATGTTCCTGATGTGGCTCGGCGAACAGATTACTGAGCGCGGTATCGGTAACGGTATCTCAATCATTATCTTCGCTGGTATCGTTGCGGGACTCCCGCCAGCCATTGCCCATACTATCGAGCAAGCGCGTCAAGGCGACCTGCACTTCCTCCTGTTGCTGTTGGTTGCAGTATTAGTATTTGCAGTGACGTTCTTTGTTGTATTTGTTGAGCGTGGTCAACGCCGCATTGTGGTAAACTACGCGAAACGTCAGCAAGGTCGTCGTGTCTATGCTGCACAGAGCACACATTTACCGCTGAAAGTGAATATGGCAGGGGTAATCCCGGCAATCTTCGCTTCCAGTATTATTCTGTTCCCGGCGACCATCGCGTCATGGTTCGGGGGCGGGACTGGTTGGAACTGGCTGACAACAATTTCGCTGTATTTGCAGCCTGGGCAACCACTTTATGTGTTACTCTATGCGTCTGCGATCATCTTCTTCTGTTTCTTCTACACGGCGTTGGTCTTCAACCCGCGTGAAACAGCAGATAACCTGAAGAAGTCCGGTGCATTTGTACCAGGAATTCGTCCGGGAGAGCAAACGGCGAAGTATATCGATAAAGTAATGACCCGCCTGACCCTGGTTGGTGCGTTGTATATTACCTTTATCTGCCTGATCCCGGAGTTCATGCGTGATGCAATGAAAGTACCGTTCTACTTCGGTGGGACCTCACTGCTTATCGTTGTTGTCGTGATTATGGACTTTATGGCTCAAGTGCAAACTCTGATGATGTCAAGTCAGTACGAGTCTGCATTGAAGAAGGCGAACCTGAAAGGCTACGGCCGATAA
- the rpmJ gene encoding 50S ribosomal protein L36, whose product MKVRASVKKLCRNCKIVKRDGVIRVICSAEPKHKQRQG is encoded by the coding sequence ATGAAAGTTCGTGCTTCCGTCAAGAAATTATGCCGTAACTGCAAAATCGTTAAGCGTGATGGTGTCATCCGTGTGATTTGCAGTGCCGAGCCGAAGCATAAACAGCGCCAAGGCTGA
- the rpsM gene encoding 30S ribosomal protein S13 has product MARIAGINIPDQKHAVIALTSIFGVGKTRSKAILAAAGIAENVKISELSEEQIDTLRDEVAKFVVEGDLRREISMSIKRLMDLGCYRGLRHRRGLPVRGQRTKTNARTRKGPRKPIKK; this is encoded by the coding sequence GTGGCCCGTATAGCAGGCATTAACATTCCTGATCAAAAACACGCCGTGATCGCATTAACTTCGATCTTCGGTGTCGGCAAAACCCGTTCCAAGGCTATTTTAGCTGCGGCGGGCATCGCTGAAAATGTTAAGATCAGTGAGCTGTCTGAAGAACAAATCGACACGCTGCGTGACGAAGTTGCCAAATTTGTCGTTGAAGGTGATCTGCGCCGTGAAATCAGCATGAGCATCAAGCGCCTGATGGATCTTGGTTGCTATCGCGGTTTGCGTCATCGTCGTGGTCTCCCGGTTCGCGGTCAGCGTACCAAGACCAACGCACGTACCCGTAAGGGTCCGCGCAAACCGATCAAGAAATAA
- the rpsK gene encoding 30S ribosomal protein S11 has translation MAKAPIRARKRVRKQVSDGVAHIHASFNNTIVTITDRQGNALGWATAGGSGFRGSRKSTPFAAQVAAERCAEAVKEYGIKNLEVMVKGPGPGRESTIRALNAAGFRITNITDVTPIPHNGCRPPKKRRV, from the coding sequence ATGGCAAAGGCACCAATTCGTGCACGTAAACGTGTAAGAAAACAAGTCTCTGACGGCGTGGCTCATATCCATGCTTCTTTCAACAACACCATCGTGACTATTACCGATCGTCAGGGTAACGCGCTGGGTTGGGCAACAGCCGGTGGTTCCGGTTTCCGTGGTTCTCGCAAATCCACTCCGTTCGCAGCTCAGGTTGCAGCAGAGCGTTGCGCAGAAGCCGTAAAAGAATACGGCATCAAGAATCTGGAAGTTATGGTCAAAGGTCCGGGTCCGGGTCGCGAATCTACCATTCGTGCTCTGAACGCCGCAGGTTTCCGCATCACTAACATTACTGATGTGACTCCGATCCCTCATAACGGTTGTCGTCCGCCGAAAAAACGTCGCGTATAA
- the rpsD gene encoding 30S ribosomal protein S4, with translation MARYLGPKLKLSRREGTDLFLKSGVRAIDTKCKIEQAPGQHGARKPRLSDYGVQLREKQKVRRMYGVLERQFRNYYKEAARLKGNTGENLLALLEGRLDNVVYRMGFGATRAEARQLVSHKAIMVNGRVVNIASYQVKANDVVSIREKAKKQSRVKAALELAEQREKPTWLEVDAGKMEGTFKRQPERSDLSADINEHLIVELYSK, from the coding sequence ATGGCAAGATATTTGGGTCCTAAGCTCAAGCTGAGCCGTCGTGAGGGCACCGACTTATTCCTTAAGTCTGGCGTTCGCGCGATCGATACCAAGTGTAAAATTGAACAAGCTCCTGGCCAGCACGGTGCGCGTAAACCGCGTCTGTCTGACTATGGTGTGCAGTTGCGTGAGAAGCAAAAAGTTCGCCGTATGTACGGTGTGCTGGAGCGTCAATTCCGTAACTACTACAAAGAAGCAGCACGTCTGAAAGGCAACACCGGTGAAAACCTGTTGGCTCTGCTGGAAGGTCGTCTGGACAACGTTGTATACCGTATGGGCTTTGGCGCCACTCGTGCTGAAGCACGCCAGCTGGTTAGCCATAAAGCAATCATGGTAAACGGTCGTGTTGTTAACATCGCTTCTTATCAGGTTAAAGCGAATGACGTTGTTAGCATCCGTGAGAAAGCGAAGAAGCAGTCTCGCGTGAAAGCCGCTCTTGAGCTGGCTGAACAGCGTGAAAAGCCAACCTGGCTGGAAGTTGATGCTGGCAAGATGGAAGGCACGTTCAAGCGTCAGCCTGAGCGTTCTGATCTGTCTGCGGACATTAACGAACACCTGATCGTCGAGCTTTACTCCAAGTAA
- a CDS encoding DNA-directed RNA polymerase subunit alpha: MQGSVTEFLKPRLVDIEQVSSTHAKVTLEPLERGFGHTLGNALRRILLSSMPGCAVTEVEIDGVLHEYSTKEGVQEDILEILLNLKGLAVRVQGKDEVILTLNKSGIGPVTAADITHDGDVEIVKPQHVICHLTDENAAISMRIKVQRGRGYVPASSRIHSEEDERPIGRLLVDACYSPVERIAYNVEAARVEQRTDLDKLVIEMETNGTIDPEEAIRRAATILAEQLEAFVDLRDVRQPEVKEEKPEFDPILLRPVDDLELTVRSANCLKAEAIHYIGDLVQRTEVELLKTPNLGKKSLTEIKDVLASRGLSLGMRLENWPPASIADE, translated from the coding sequence ATGCAGGGTTCTGTGACAGAGTTTCTAAAACCGCGCCTGGTAGATATCGAGCAAGTGAGTTCGACGCACGCCAAGGTGACCCTTGAGCCTTTAGAGCGTGGCTTTGGCCATACTCTGGGTAACGCACTGCGCCGTATTCTGCTCTCATCGATGCCGGGTTGCGCGGTGACCGAGGTTGAGATTGATGGTGTACTTCATGAGTACAGCACCAAAGAAGGCGTTCAGGAAGATATCCTGGAAATCCTGCTCAACCTGAAAGGGCTGGCGGTGAGAGTTCAGGGTAAAGATGAAGTTATTCTTACCTTGAATAAATCTGGCATTGGCCCTGTGACCGCAGCCGATATCACCCACGACGGTGATGTCGAAATCGTCAAGCCGCAGCACGTGATCTGCCACCTGACCGATGAAAACGCAGCTATCAGCATGCGTATCAAAGTTCAGCGCGGTCGCGGTTATGTGCCGGCTTCTTCCCGAATTCATTCGGAAGAAGATGAGCGCCCGATCGGCCGTCTGTTGGTCGACGCCTGCTACAGCCCTGTAGAGCGTATTGCCTACAATGTTGAAGCAGCGCGTGTAGAACAGCGTACCGACCTGGACAAGCTGGTCATCGAAATGGAAACCAACGGCACAATCGATCCTGAAGAGGCGATTCGTCGTGCGGCAACCATCCTGGCTGAACAACTGGAAGCTTTTGTTGACTTACGTGATGTACGTCAGCCAGAAGTTAAAGAAGAGAAACCAGAATTCGATCCGATCCTGCTGCGCCCTGTTGACGATCTGGAATTGACTGTCCGCTCTGCTAACTGCCTTAAGGCAGAAGCTATCCACTATATCGGTGATCTGGTACAGCGTACCGAGGTTGAGCTTCTTAAGACGCCTAACCTGGGTAAAAAATCTCTTACCGAGATTAAAGACGTGCTGGCCTCCCGTGGACTGTCTCTGGGCATGCGCCTGGAAAACTGGCCACCGGCAAGCATTGCTGACGAGTAA
- the rplQ gene encoding 50S ribosomal protein L17: protein MRHRKSGRQLNRNSSHRQAMFRNMAGSLVRHEIIKTTLPKAKELRRVVEPLITLAKTDSVANRRLAFARTRDNEIVAKLFNELGPRFASRAGGYTRILKCGFRAGDNAPMAYIELVDRSEKAEAAAE, encoded by the coding sequence ATGCGCCATCGTAAGAGTGGTCGTCAACTGAACCGCAACAGCAGCCATCGCCAGGCTATGTTCCGCAACATGGCAGGTTCACTGGTTCGTCATGAAATCATCAAGACGACCCTGCCTAAAGCGAAAGAACTGCGTCGCGTAGTTGAGCCGCTGATTACTCTTGCCAAGACTGATAGCGTTGCTAATCGTCGTCTGGCATTCGCCCGTACTCGTGATAACGAGATCGTGGCAAAACTGTTTAACGAACTGGGCCCGCGTTTCGCGAGCCGTGCCGGTGGTTACACTCGTATTCTGAAGTGTGGCTTCCGTGCAGGCGACAACGCGCCGATGGCTTACATCGAGCTGGTTGATCGTTCAGAGAAAGCAGAAGCTGCTGCAGAGTAA
- a CDS encoding DUF1992 domain-containing protein, with amino-acid sequence MWLVDLWAERHIADAQRNGEFDNLPGQGEPLTLDDDSAVPEELRSGYRLLKNAGCLPPELEQRKEAMALADLLKGIHKEDERYHELSRRLALMELKLRQAGISTDFLRGEYAEKLMNRFNEE; translated from the coding sequence ATGTGGTTAGTCGACCTGTGGGCAGAGCGTCACATTGCTGATGCCCAGCGTAACGGTGAGTTCGATAATCTTCCCGGCCAGGGCGAGCCTTTGACGCTGGACGATGATTCGGCTGTTCCTGAAGAACTACGCTCAGGCTATCGCTTGTTGAAGAATGCGGGCTGCTTGCCGCCAGAGCTTGAGCAGCGTAAAGAAGCGATGGCGTTGGCCGATCTGCTGAAAGGTATTCACAAAGAAGATGAACGCTATCACGAATTAAGTCGTCGACTCGCATTGATGGAACTGAAACTGCGCCAGGCTGGCATAAGTACCGATTTTCTGCGTGGAGAGTACGCAGAGAAATTGATGAATCGGTTTAATGAGGAGTAA
- the zntR gene encoding Zn(2+)-responsive transcriptional regulator: MYRIGELAKLAGVTPDTIRYYEKQQMMDHEVRTEGGFRLYTGTDLQRLKFIRYARQLGFTLEAIRELLSIRVDPEHHTCQESKSIVQARLREVESRIEELQSMQRSLKKLNDACCGTAHSSVYCSILETLEQGADNNIKGC; the protein is encoded by the coding sequence ATGTATCGCATTGGTGAACTGGCAAAGCTTGCAGGTGTGACGCCCGATACCATCCGCTACTATGAAAAGCAGCAGATGATGGATCATGAAGTTCGTACCGAAGGCGGATTTCGCCTGTATACCGGAACCGATCTTCAGCGCCTGAAGTTTATTCGCTATGCCCGCCAATTGGGTTTTACCCTTGAGGCGATCCGCGAGTTGCTCTCAATTCGCGTTGACCCTGAACATCACACCTGCCAGGAATCCAAGAGTATTGTCCAGGCGCGCCTTCGCGAAGTGGAGTCACGCATTGAGGAGCTTCAATCAATGCAACGGTCGCTTAAGAAACTGAATGATGCCTGCTGCGGAACCGCACATAGTAGCGTTTATTGTTCTATCCTTGAGACCCTGGAGCAGGGGGCTGACAACAATATTAAAGGCTGTTGA
- a CDS encoding alternative ribosome-rescue factor A, which produces MSRYQHTKGQINDNAIEALLHDPLFRQRVEKNKKGKGSYLRKTKHAKRGNWEASGKQANRFFTTGLLLLAA; this is translated from the coding sequence ATGAGCCGCTATCAACACACGAAAGGGCAAATTAATGATAACGCCATTGAGGCACTACTGCATGACCCGCTGTTCAGACAGCGCGTCGAGAAGAATAAAAAAGGGAAAGGAAGTTATCTGCGTAAAACCAAACATGCAAAACGGGGTAACTGGGAGGCCAGTGGCAAACAAGCGAATCGCTTCTTTACCACTGGCCTTCTGCTTTTAGCGGCGTGA
- the mscL gene encoding large-conductance mechanosensitive channel protein MscL, which translates to MSIIKEFREFAMRGNVVDLAVGVIIGAAFGKIVSSLVADIIMPPLGLLIGGIDFKQFALTLRDAQGDVPAVVMHYGVFIQNVFDFVIVAFAIFMAIKLINKLNRKKEEPAADPKPTKEEVLLSEIRDLLKEQNNRS; encoded by the coding sequence ATGAGCATTATTAAAGAGTTTCGCGAATTCGCGATGCGTGGAAACGTTGTTGATTTGGCGGTGGGTGTCATTATTGGTGCGGCGTTCGGTAAGATTGTATCGTCATTAGTCGCCGATATTATTATGCCACCGTTGGGCTTATTAATTGGCGGGATCGACTTTAAACAATTTGCGCTGACGTTACGCGACGCGCAGGGAGATGTTCCGGCTGTAGTCATGCACTACGGCGTGTTCATTCAAAATGTCTTTGATTTTGTGATCGTCGCTTTCGCTATCTTTATGGCGATCAAACTGATCAACAAACTGAATCGTAAGAAAGAAGAACCGGCAGCGGATCCGAAACCGACGAAAGAAGAAGTTCTGCTTTCTGAAATTCGCGACCTGCTGAAAGAACAGAATAACCGTTCTTAA